In Camelina sativa cultivar DH55 chromosome 16, Cs, whole genome shotgun sequence, a single window of DNA contains:
- the LOC104751499 gene encoding uncharacterized protein LOC104751499, with the protein MMVQALDLQSFILRARVLKLYRQALKIAHRAPVHVRGELKQTVREEMGKNRDCNDKQKIRYLISEGLERVKGLDEMLDMQGH; encoded by the exons ATGATGGTTCAAGCATTGGATTTGCAGAGCTTTATTCTTCGGGCTCGAGTTCTTAAGCTTTACCGACAAGCATTGAAGATAGCTCACAGAGCTCCTGTTCATGTTAGAG GGGAATTGAAACAGACGGTTAGGGAAGAGATGGGAAAGAACAGAGACTGCAACGACAAACAGAAGATTCGGTATCTGATTAGTGAAGGTTTAGAGAGAGTTAAAGGACTTGACGAGATGTTAGATATGCAAGGCCATTAA
- the LOC104751501 gene encoding thioredoxin-like protein CDSP32, chloroplastic — protein MATVANFLAKPISTVVPRPSSAVASTSSFVFFNQNKTNSLFRRQTLPRKLFSAVKVKAGATPSGKVGTPPAKDEKLQKIHSGEEFDEALKNAKSKLVVAEFATSKSDQSNKIYPFMVELSRTCNDVVFLLVMGDESDKTRELCRREKIEKVPHFSFYKSMEKIHEEEGVEPDQLMGDVLYYGDNHSAVVQLHGRPDVEKLIEENRVGGKLIVLDVGLKHCGPCVKVYPTVLKLSRSMSETVVFARMNGDENDSCMEFLKDMDVIEVPTFLFIKDGEIRGRYVGSGKGELIGEILRYSGVRVTY, from the exons ATGGCCACCGTCGCTAACTTCTTAGCCAAACCAATCTCCACCGTAGTCCCAAGGCCGTCCTCAGCCGTTGCTTCGACCTCCTCCTTCGTATTCTTCAACCAGAATAAAACCAACTCTCTGTTCCGGAGGCAAACCCTCCCGAGGAAACTATTCTCCGCCGTAAAAGTAAAGGCCGGAGCGACGCCTTCGGGAAAGGTTGGCACACCGCCGGCAAAAGACGAGAAGTTGCAGAAGATTCATAGCGGAGAGGAGTTCGACGAGGCGTTGAAAAATGCGAAGAGCAAGCTTGTGGTTGCGGAGTTCGCTACGAGTAAGAGTGATCAGAGTAACAAGATATATCCGTTTATGGTGGAGCTGAGCAGGACCTgtaacgacgtcgttttcttGCTCGTCATGGGTGATGAATCTGACAAGACCAGAGAGCTTTGTCGGAGAGAGAAGATTGAGAAAGTTCCACACTTCAGCTTTTATAAGAGCATGGAGAAGATACACGAGGAAGAAG GTGTTGAACCGGACCAGTTAATGGGAGATGTGCTGTACTATGGCGATAACCACTCGGCGGTGGTGCAGCTACACGGTCGACCTGACGTAGAGAAGCTGATTGAAGAGAATCGCGTGGGAGGGAAGCTGATCGTGCTTGATGTCGGACTGAAACACTGTGGTCCTTGTGTAAAGGTGTATCCGACAGTCCTGAAACTGTCCCGGTCGATGTCGGAGACAGTAGTGTTCGCTAGAATGAACGGTGATGAGAACGATAGTTGTATGGAGTTTCTCAAGGACATGGACGTTATCGAAGTTCCCACTTTCTTGTTCATCAAAGACGGCGAGATTCGTGGTCGTTATGTTGGTTCAGGTAAAGGAGAACTCATCGGAGAGATTCTCCGGTACTCGGGGGTTCGTGTCACGTATTAA
- the LOC104751500 gene encoding uncharacterized protein At1g76070-like gives MDSKHHTLTSKPKSKNKLLQMLPKAMSFGHRVPPFSPGRDLHHNHHSSAASNKMFFSGPMVPLVSNAARVRRNKNDSVWDEPTSPKVSCIGQIKLGKSSNKCPTGKKKKAAASLIPKVSKTSSSLTKEDDKGHVSKIKRFFSFSSANTASRKSHPTAISAADEHPVTMVSAAAAVPSLGQMKKFASSREGLGGFDWAAEMKLGEDSPADHHRGYYSDDDTRGANLRGDDDDDDEDDIIIPFSAPLGLNLRPKKEVNLWKRRTMDPPKPLHLQTT, from the coding sequence ATGGACAGTAAACACCATACTTTGACTTCAAAACCTAAAAGCAAGAACAAGCTCTTGCAGATGCTTCCCAAAGCTATGTCGTTTGGACATCGAGTTCCACCGTTTAGTCCAGGAAGAGATCTCCACCACAACCACCACAGTAGCGCGGCGTCTAACAAAATGTTTTTCTCTGGTCCTATGGTTCCTTTGGTTTCTAACGCGGCTAGGgttagaagaaacaaaaacgacaGCGTTTGGGACGAACCCACTTCACCTAAAGTCTCTTGCATCGGTCAGATCAAGCTTGGTAAGTCGTCTAATAAATGCCCAACcggtaaaaagaagaaagccgCTGCGTCGCTTATACCTAAAGTCTCTAAAACGTCGTCGTCTTTGACCAAAGAAGATGATAAAGGTCATGTTTCGAAGATCAAacgtttcttctctttctcgtcGGCGAACACCGCATCAAGAAAATCTCATCCCACCGCCATCTCCGCCGCGGATGAACATCCTGTCACGATGGTTTCCGCGGCGGCGGCCGTGCCTTCGTTAGGTCAGATGAAGAAATTCGCAAGCAGCCGTGAAGGTTTAGGTGGATTTGATTGGGCGGCTGAGATGAAACTTGGAGAAGACTCGCCGGCTGATCATCACCGTGGTTACTATTCCGACGACGACACGAGAGGAGCTAACTTGAGaggcgatgatgatgacgacgacgaagacgacATAATAATCCCGTTCTCAGCTCCGTTAGGGTTAAACTTAAGACCAAAGAAAGAAGTTAACTTGTGGAAGAGAAGAACCATGGATCCACCTAAACCACTTCATCTTCAAACCACttaa
- the LOC104751497 gene encoding uncharacterized protein LOC104751497 has product MMMAAKLQKWRNLSGRLDLMARSAVLTRRLLHEGPDTVEELLDRHLAKKEKKVIDDDEAALLNRQRLTSTRREALSLYRDILRATRFFMWIDSRGNLWRDVLRENARKEFEAARFETDPEVITKLLINGSDAVSSALDKLAEKQREMIEKKRRGDQP; this is encoded by the coding sequence atgatgatggcGGCGAAGCTTCAGAAATGGCGAAATCTGTCAGGTCGTCTAGATCTGATGGCTCGGAGCGCCGTGTTGACGAGACGTCTCCTGCACGAAGGTCCAGACACCGTTGAAGAGCTTCTCGATAGACATCTAgcgaaaaaagagaaaaaagttatCGACGACGATGAAGCTGCGTTGCTGAACAGGCAGCGTCTGACGAGCACGCGCCGGGAGGCGCTGAGTTTGTACAGAGACATATTACGAGCGACTCGGTTCTTCATGTGGATTGATTCCAGGGGAAATCTGTGGAGAGACGTGCTGAGAGAGAACGCGAGGAAGGAGTTTGAGGCGGCGCGATTTGAGACGGATCCGGAGGTTATCACAAAGCTGCTGATCAATGGAAGCGATGCGGTTTCGTCTGCTTTGGATAAGCTTGcggagaagcagagagagatgATCGAGAAAAAACGCCGTGGTGATCAACCGTGA